CTATGCCGCCTAGACGGGACTTTAGTCGCCGTTAACTCCCAGTTGGCGCAACTTCTCGGAAGAAGGGTCGAAGAACTTCTGAGCCTCACCTATTGGGAGATTACCCCAGAAACTTACCTGAGTGCAGAACGATCTCAGTTTGCTCGCTTGCCAAACCTCCAGCGTTACGGCCCTTATGAGAAAGAATATTGGCATCAAGCGGGCTACACCATTCCAGTTCAAGTTTCGCGAGTGGTGCTGCAACATGCTGGAGAAAGCTTAATTTGGTCTAGCGTTACCGATATTAGCGATCGCAAACAAGCCGAACAACGGCTCCTCAAACACTATCACCTGCTACAGTCCATTATCGACAGTACCCCAGACGCCATCTTTGTTCGAGACTTGCAGGGAATTTACGTCATCAGCAATTCTGCAAATTCTCGTCTGTTTGGCAGAACCTCCCCAGAAGTCGTCGGCAGAAGCGATGCAGAGTTTATGCCCTTAGAAGTCGCCGAAAAACTCTGGGAAGTGGATCGGCGCATCGTTCAAACCGGGATCTCGGAAAACATCGAAGAAGTCCTCACCGTAGGCGATGTCACCTATATTTTTAACAGCATTAAAAGCGTTTGGCGCGATGCCCAAGGCAACCCTTTAGGAATTGTGGGGATTTCTCGCGATATTAGCGATCGCAAACGCGCCGAACAAGCCCTGCGTCACTACCAAGAAACCCTCGAAGAACGGGTGAAACAGCGTACCGGCGATCTGACCAAAGCCAACCGCAAACTCGTTGCAGAAATTGTCGAACGCCAACAAATTGAAAAAGCCCTCCGCCAAAGCGAGACCCGCGAACGAGAAAAAGCCACCCACCTCGAAAAAGCATTGCACGATCTCCAGCGCACCCAAGCCAAACTCGTCCAAAGCGAAAAAATGTCTAGCCTAGGGCAATTAGTTGCTGGAATTGCCCATGAAATCAATAACCCCGTCAATTTTATTTACGGCAACATCACCTATACCGGTCAATATGTTCAAGACCTATTTAAGCTTGTTGAACTTTATCAAGATTGCCATGCCCAATCCCATCCCGAAATTGTCGCCCACATAGAAGCCATTGACCTAGAGTTTGTGCAAGAAGATCTGCCGCGAATCCTAGAATCTATGCGCGTAGGGGCAGAACGCATCCGGGAAATCGTCCTTTCATTGCGGAATTTCTCGCGAGTAGACGAATCTCAGATGAAATCGGTCGATATTCACGAAGGTTTAGAAAGCACGTTGCTAATTTTGCAAAATCGCCTGAAAAGCAAGCCCAATAGACCGGCCATTAACGTAGTCAAAACCTACAGCCCCTTGCCAAAAGTGGAATGCTATCCCGGCCAACTCAATCAGGTTTTTATGAATGTGCTTTGTAATGCCATTGATGCCCTGGAAGCCAAACTAGAATCTGCTGAGGCAGCGCCAGCAAATTCTAGCGACTCCCCAACCATTACCATCTCTACAGAGGTTCGCGCCTCCGACTGGGTGGCCATCTCCATCGCCGATAATGGGGTGGGAATGTCCGAACAGATCCAAAATCAGCTTTTTAACCTATTTTTTACAACCAAGCCTGTGGGTAAAGGAACAGGACTCGGTTTACCCATTAGCTATCAAATTATTGTGGAGCGGCATCAGGGATATCTCCATTGTCAAAGCCAAATTGGGCAAGGCACAGAATTTATTATTGAAATTCCCCTGAAGCAGAACCACCAGAAGATTTAGTTCTCGCTTAGGTCTTCTTCAAGTTCCTCAGTTTGGGCGATCGCTCTCGAACAAGCCCAATTGCTCGGTAACATCGCCGGCCACCCTCTCCGCAAGGCTTCCGGGCAAATCGTGTGAATGGTTAGCTGACAATCAATCAGTTCCAAGCCCATCTTATCGACTTGCTTCACCCCCTGCTTGAGAATCGTGTCATTTCTAAACTCAATGGTGCGGTTACACTGCACGCAGACCAAATGATGATGGTGATGCGGGTAGGGATGGTTGAGTTCGTAGTGCTTATGGCCTTCTGCTAGCTCTAGTTCTCGTAAAATCCCCATTCGCGCCATCAACTTAACGGTGCGGTAAATCGTTGAGAGACTGATTTGTTCGCCTCGTTTGTGCAGGACGTTATAAAGTTCTTCCGCACTGAGATGATTGCCCCTCGGCAGGTTTTGAAAAACGTGCAGGATCGTTTCTCGCTGCGGGGTCAAACGCCAGCCTTTGGAATTCAGCTCTGCTTTGAGGGAAGAAGCTGTGTAGAGCGGCATATAATCTTCTCAATAAAGTCTGTTTGTTGAAAATTATAGCTTTTTTTGCCATTAGTTAGCAAGAAGCTGAGTTTATTGAGAACAAGTACCATTAGCCTGCTGCAACTTCTGCCGAAAATCCTGGCTAATTGACGCTTGTTATCCGTAGAAACCCTGACACCTGTTTAAATGAGCGCCCCGGCTCGCAAAGAACCATCCCTTCTCAATCCCCTTCCTGATAAGATGAAGCAGCAGCCGGTTCTGATGGGAAACAGCCATTTGACGCAAGGGGGAAAGTTTGGTGCAAGTCCAACGCTGTCCCGCAACTGTGATGAGATGCCTTGACATCTTTAAGTCAGGATGCCCGCCGCCTGTGACATTCGCCCACAACATCCGCGAGGTACGGATCGGTTTAATCTATGAACATTCGCCATACATTATTTGTTTGTACCAGTTGCGCCACAGTCTGGAAAGACGGCAAACCCCAAGGCAGAAGCGGGGGAGAGGTTTTCTTAGAGTCCTTAACTCAATTGCATCAAACCTGGGAATTACAAGGAGAATTCCCGATCAAAGCCGTGCAATGTATGAGTGCGTGCAGCCATCCCTGCGCGGTTTCTTTTACTGCGGTTGGCAAACATACTTACTTATTTGGAGACTTGCCCATCAGTGAAGAAAGTTTGTCAACTACAGCCGCCGCAGTTTTAGAATGTGCCGATCGATATTACAACAAAACAGACGGATTATTACCCTGGTCGGAACGTCCCGAACCCTTGAAAAAAGGGATTATTGCCAGAATTCCTCCGATTGATATCTAAGCATTTGGGAGGAAATGGGATAAGTTCATTTAACTTTACAAAACTTACCGGCGGGTTGTGCAATTTTGCATTGAGCGCCCCGATCCGGGCTTAGTCCAAAAGCCAACAATTTCCAGCTTTTCCGGCTCGCTCCATACACAAAAACATCCTTTTAACCTTTCAACATGGCTGCTAAAATCCCTGTCACCGTCATTACCGGATTTCTGGGTTCTGGAAAAACCACCACGATCCGCCATCTACTCCAAAATAACCAAGGACGCCGGATCGCCGTCCTCGTCAATGAATTTGGCGAAGTGGGTATCGATGGCGAACTGTTGCGTTCCTGTCAAGTCTGCGACGAAGATGAACCCGCAACCAGCAACATTATTGAACTGACCAATGGTTGCTTATGCTGCACCGTGCAGGAAGAATTTTTCCCCACCATGCAGGAGTTGCTGAAGCGCCGCGACCAAATTGACTGCATATTAATTGAAACCTCCGGTTTGGCGTTGCCGAAACCCCTCGTCCAAGCCTTTCGCTGGCCGGAAATTCGCAGTGGTGCCACGGTTGATGGCGTGGTGACGGTGGTAGACTGCGAAGCGGTTGCTACGGGAACCCTCGCTAAAGATTTAGATGCACTCAACGCCCAACGCCTCGCCGATCCCAGTCTGGAACACGAAACGCCGCTAGAAGAGTTATTTGAAGATCAACTCGCCTGTGCGGATTTGGTGTTGCTGACTAAAGTA
The sequence above is drawn from the Desertifilum tharense IPPAS B-1220 genome and encodes:
- the cobW gene encoding cobalamin biosynthesis protein CobW encodes the protein MAAKIPVTVITGFLGSGKTTTIRHLLQNNQGRRIAVLVNEFGEVGIDGELLRSCQVCDEDEPATSNIIELTNGCLCCTVQEEFFPTMQELLKRRDQIDCILIETSGLALPKPLVQAFRWPEIRSGATVDGVVTVVDCEAVATGTLAKDLDALNAQRLADPSLEHETPLEELFEDQLACADLVLLTKVDLVDEATRDRIQTWLQQQLRPGVKVVPCAAGSVSADLLLGFNAAVEDDLAARPSHHDTEEDHDHDDEINSVPLVLDRGFDPQVLQATLRELMQKLEIYRVKGFVNVPNKPLRLVVQGVGDRIESFYDRPWRTTEERLTRLVFIGRSLDPQSIAEAFQ
- a CDS encoding PAS domain S-box protein, producing the protein MVRSIDRLFGNMANASFFFSNPLFSGLNLDASPNFLQQLIECCPVGLILCRLDGTLVAVNSQLAQLLGRRVEELLSLTYWEITPETYLSAERSQFARLPNLQRYGPYEKEYWHQAGYTIPVQVSRVVLQHAGESLIWSSVTDISDRKQAEQRLLKHYHLLQSIIDSTPDAIFVRDLQGIYVISNSANSRLFGRTSPEVVGRSDAEFMPLEVAEKLWEVDRRIVQTGISENIEEVLTVGDVTYIFNSIKSVWRDAQGNPLGIVGISRDISDRKRAEQALRHYQETLEERVKQRTGDLTKANRKLVAEIVERQQIEKALRQSETREREKATHLEKALHDLQRTQAKLVQSEKMSSLGQLVAGIAHEINNPVNFIYGNITYTGQYVQDLFKLVELYQDCHAQSHPEIVAHIEAIDLEFVQEDLPRILESMRVGAERIREIVLSLRNFSRVDESQMKSVDIHEGLESTLLILQNRLKSKPNRPAINVVKTYSPLPKVECYPGQLNQVFMNVLCNAIDALEAKLESAEAAPANSSDSPTITISTEVRASDWVAISIADNGVGMSEQIQNQLFNLFFTTKPVGKGTGLGLPISYQIIVERHQGYLHCQSQIGQGTEFIIEIPLKQNHQKI
- a CDS encoding DUF1636 domain-containing protein; the encoded protein is MNIRHTLFVCTSCATVWKDGKPQGRSGGEVFLESLTQLHQTWELQGEFPIKAVQCMSACSHPCAVSFTAVGKHTYLFGDLPISEESLSTTAAAVLECADRYYNKTDGLLPWSERPEPLKKGIIARIPPIDI
- a CDS encoding transcriptional repressor — translated: MPLYTASSLKAELNSKGWRLTPQRETILHVFQNLPRGNHLSAEELYNVLHKRGEQISLSTIYRTVKLMARMGILRELELAEGHKHYELNHPYPHHHHHLVCVQCNRTIEFRNDTILKQGVKQVDKMGLELIDCQLTIHTICPEALRRGWPAMLPSNWACSRAIAQTEELEEDLSEN